From the genome of Procambarus clarkii isolate CNS0578487 chromosome 78, FALCON_Pclarkii_2.0, whole genome shotgun sequence:
gggggggggaggacagagggagagggaggacagagggagagggagagagagagagagagagagagagagagagagagagagagagagagagagagagagagagagagagagagagagagagagagagagagagagagagagagagagaggggggagagagagagagagagagagagagagagagagggagggagggagggagggagagagggagagagggagagagggagagagggagagagggagagagggagagagggagagagagagagagagtgactccATATAACTTAACCAGTCTCTGCTACCCCCActccccagccctccctcacaGCACACATAGTCTCGTCAACGGTAACTCTCCTCTCATAAAAAATAAAAGTCAAGCACGGAGCCTCAAAAAATAAATTACGTCATCAGCAAAAGACTTCCAGTTGGTGAGCTGAATGTGAAGCAGACGGCCCAGCCAGCCCTCAGCTGCTGAGACCAGCAGACAGCCTAGCCAGCCCTCAGCTGCTGAGACCAGCAGACAGCCTAGCCAGCCCTCAGCTGCTGAGACCAGCAGACAGCCTAGCCAACCCTCAGCTGCTGAGACCAGCAGACAGCCTAGCCAGCCCTCAGCTGCTGAGACCAGCAGACAGCCTAGCCAGCCCTCAGCTGCTGAGACCAGCAGACAGCCTAGCCAGCCCTCAGCTGCTGAGACCAGCAGACAGCCTAGCCAACCCTCAGCTGCTGAGACCAGCAGACAGCCCAGCCAGCCCTCAGCTGCTGAGACCAGCAGACAGCCCAGCCAGCCCTCAGCTGCTGAGACCAGCAGACAGCCTAGCCAGCCCTCAGCTGCTGAGACCAGCAGACAGCCTAGCCAGCCCTCAGCTGCTGAGACCAGCAGACGGCCTAGCCAGCCCTCAGCTGCTGAGACCCTCAGA
Proteins encoded in this window:
- the LOC138357454 gene encoding uro-adherence factor A-like translates to MGELCKTLVYVSERLQEPNGPASPQLLRPADSLASPQLLRPADSLASPQLLRPADSLANPQLLRPADSLASPQLLRPADSLASPQLLRPADSLASPQLLRPADSLANPQLLRPADSPASPQLLRPADSPASPQLLRPADSLASPQLLRPADSLASPQLLRPADGLASPQLLRPSDSLASPQLLRPADSLASPQLLRPADSPVSQIATIDSCPTTTNH